In a genomic window of Gossypium arboreum isolate Shixiya-1 chromosome 9, ASM2569848v2, whole genome shotgun sequence:
- the LOC108456349 gene encoding BAG family molecular chaperone regulator 2-like: MMKLKSKRFCRGSFKFGNGGNSVKGGEKRCGNNDNTIISEIKWELRPGGMLVQKRETSFSSVGEGMITVRVSTVSECHDVSIESTSTFGELKMILSLITSLEPREQRLLFKGKEREDDEYLHMVGVKDKDKVLLLEDPAIKEMKKLHRLAGTQQIGTPYCTISV, translated from the exons ATGATGAAGTTGAAGTCAAAGAGGTTTTGCAGAGGCAGCTTTAAGTTTGGCAATGGTGGAAATAGTGTAAAAGGTGGTGAAAAAAGATGCGGAAACAATGATAATACTATTATAAGTGAAATCAAATGGGAACTTAGGCCTGGTGGGATGCTTGTTCAAAAGAGAGAAACCAGTTTTTCAAGTGTTGGAGAAGGGATGATCACTGTTAGAGTCTCAACTGTTTCTGAATGCCATGATGTTTCCATTGAATCAACTTCCACATTTG GGGAATTGAAGATGATTTTGTCATTGATAACAAGCTTGGAGCCAAGAGAGCAAAGGCTATTATTCAAAGGGAAAGAAAGGGAAGATGATGAATATTTACACATGGTTGGGGTCAAAGACAAAGATAAAGTGCTTTTGCTTGAAGATCCAGCAATTAAGGAAATGAAGAAGCTTCATAGATTGGCAGGAACCCAACAAATTGGCACTCCATATTGCACCATAAGTGTATGA